From Malaya genurostris strain Urasoe2022 chromosome 2, Malgen_1.1, whole genome shotgun sequence:
CAAATCTTTTAAAAATTGTTATATTTCAATTGAAAAGGGCAAAGTAACGAAATTTGAGCATGATGGACGATTGTtctaacaaaattaaaaaaaaagcttatttcaaaattggttttatttagCGTACTTTCATATAGATAATACTCTCCAGTGACAATTTTTATTACATATTCTATGTTCAATATCACCATACGATTGTTTCTCACTAATGCACACTGTCGTATAGCGGAGGATGGAACAACAGACGATATAACTCATTTGATTTCAGTTTGTGCATCATGATTTTATATTTACGTTCTGTCGTTCACATTACCAGTTGAAAATCCATAAAAGGTACTTTGATATGAGTCTACTATCACTACAAACAGGAGGATTGTGTGGTTATTGTAAAAAGGAAGGTCTCCACAATCGCCTGTTCAATCAAATTTTCCTAAATAGATTTCGCGTttgtacaatcactgttatagtaATGATTCCAATTACTATTAAATTAAAATGCGCTGCGAATTTGATCTTACCATGCTAAAACCCCTGTATTATTAATGCAGCATTTTATTATACAAGTCACAAGTAGACAAGTTTCTTCGCAACATGCTTCGTGTTTTGAGATATAGCTTGCGAATTAATCGTGAAGAATATCAAATTGCATTTTATTcaaacataaattttgtttcGGTAAGGTACCTAGCgctaaataaacataaattttgtctacataaattaaaatatattaccaaacaaatgaaaagttaATAAATATTCCTAGAACTTCACATACCCTAACATTCTATGCACGTTATCGGTTTTGTTATGCTAACTAATAAGCTTAAATCAATTATTTACAGGGATATAAAATTGTACGTAAAAACTACTAGTGGCTTTTAGTTGGCAAATAAGTAGCAGTCGGGCAGTCGTTTAAGGTTTTATTACAGCATCGTTATGTATAGAACTGAACATAGTATTTTCGCAATATGAATTATAAGAGTTTTGTAACAGATCCTTTATTCACGCGAAAGAAGAAGGCGTTATTTAATTAATTTGACTAGAGTTGTTATAAGGCCTAAAATATTTATAATGAAATCGTATTTCAACACCTGCTCCCTTCGCATTTAAAAAGAAAGTTTGCAACATCATTTGAGCAAAAAGAGGATGGCAATGGCGGTGCGTATAAATGCGATATCTGCTATTTTAACTGCAAAGTACAAGATTAAAATAAAGTAATCTTCGTACTGTGGTCTGTACTATTTATTGTATAACACTGGGAAATGAATGAACACCTACTTTAGTAGCTTGACGAATACTTTCTTGTTACTTATGTTTTGAACATCTTAGTCGTGATTTGTTAGATAAATAAACGTAAAATGCATTGTGCCTCACCGTGTTTACATAAAAATAAGAATATGAATTTATAAACACTTTCCTATTTACTTGGACATTGAAATTCAGAAATGTTAGCTACTTATCAGATTCAAACTTACATAAAACTGAGGAATCTAACCATAATTGGTTACGTATTAAAGGTTGACTGCAAGTGATATCAAACTGCCCAGTTGAATCTCATCACATTTGGAACGAATACAGCATTAAACATACTATCATTCACAAAAAGAGCAtctatctataaatatatgcacaTCTCTTTTTTAACATTCTCTTTCAAACCTATTCTTACATTCCATGAAACTTTTGGATTGTTGGTATAAGTTAAAAATAGGTATTAAAATATACATATTGTATAGCTAACTTTAATCAAATCACAGCAAATCGGCGAATAATCCGCCGAACCAAGCCATCACAAGCGGTAAGAAAAACAGCAACAGGGCTCGTCGTATCGACATTTGTGGGACTCTTTCACTACCACTACCGGTAGTGGTCACTGTTCCACCACTACTGCTGCTACCACCTTCTACGACCGGTGTAGTTTTATGACTGGTGTAGTCGAAATCACTATTGTTACTGGTGTTTTCCCCTTCACCAACACCCGCTGGCTGGCCTGATACACTGGGGATATGCGACCGTTCGTCTACTTCTGGCCATGGTCCTAGCCCTGAGCCTGCATCTTCTTCTTCGTCGTAACCGCTGCCACCACCAGATCCACTTCCGTAGTAATTGTCTTCTGTAAAGGAGGAATCATGATATATTACACGGATATGCATCTTGTTTCTTCAGTAAATAAGTGCAACATACTTTGAGCAAAAATAGATTAGGGaacatattagaaaaaaaataattacctTGGTCAGTCCATTCAACATCATGTCCATTATAAGCATTTCGTAGCTGACTAATAGCAGTGCGTAGCGTGTACAGTTGTTGTTGTACTATTGCACTTTGTCGAGCATTCGCCGAACGATTTGGGAATTCAGGATTCTTTTCGGTTTCAGAGGCCACCGTGTGTAGATAACTAGAAGAAACATCATAAattaatttataaatttataacaGATAATATAAACTTTACCGATCAATGGTATGGCCATTCCAGCAGTTACCATCGCTATTCGGAAGAGCGGCAACCTCTTCGTTATTACACAGCATGTACGGCAAATTGGACCAGAACTTTTTCGAGTCCTTCACGCGCTGTCGAATGTCTTTTACCAGTCGATCAATTGGTTCTCGATTACCATCTTCATCCTCAGTCTGTTTCCGATTATTTTTTCTACGATTGCTTCGGTTAGTATTGACATTTTCGCTCTGTATTTGATGATGACTAGGCGGGCTATTGTTGTTCGTGAATTGAATCTCTCCATTGGAAAATTGCACTGGTTCGTATTTTAATTCGTGACTAGACGAGTCCTGTGCTGATCTCTTTACTAATTGTTTATCGTTGAACACATTTTCTTCcccaataataaaaatatcacTATCATCTTGTGCATATCTCTTAATCTGAGGCTGTTCCGAGCTACGTTTATTTTTCAGTGGTTTCAATTCGGAGGAAGAATCAGAACCTGTTGATCTTCTCCGACGCCCCAGGGTAGGTTTTCCACATCCTTGAAACACACGGTTAGAAATATCTTGGCCAGTTTCCTGCGAATATAATACAATAATCAGTAATGCTATTGACTATGGAAAACATTGTAATTAACCTGAAAATTCATGATAGCCTCTGAGATTTTTATATTAATCGGCTCAACAACCATAACAATGTTGAAAGGACCCAGCAATCGATCGGACACACGCTCCATTGTAGCCACAAACGAATCCCATTCTGTGTCCAACTCGAGGTAATTTTGTAGACAACCCTTCATCACGTTTACGCAATAAGACGAGCATGGTTTTTCCAGAAACCCTGCACAAGTATTACATGTACTCATTTTTGTCAACGCAGCTGTACACTCAGCTGTTAACCGTACCTGCAGAAGAACACAGAAAACGCATTGATGTAGGATGAATATAAGCGGCCcttaagcagcccttacacgtgacaatattattagcAGCCCTTAAGCTGCCcttacaatattattgtcaatacaaggagtattgacaatacttttgagcgtgtaatggaaacttaattggattgacgaaaatattgtcaaaaaatcaaaactgctcatcaatccgacaatactttctctccagagaagaaactgtcaaatatgtgcaatgaactcttctctcaatgtttcaatgttcagttgcaatatttgaagcttcaaacgcttgatttgttcgaaaaatgcggactcaagttaccaagtcaattggattgacggtattgacaatactttggattgacaataatattgtcacgtgtaagggctgctatatgaaatgcaaaaaaaacagtGCTTCTGGTTTGCTTATGCAAGGGTTACTACCTGCACGGGCCTAGCGAAATTCtttaacatattttttgcaaatCAAAGTAGCGGTAAGTATATATGAAATTGATATAAGTAACCCCCTGACCACCCTATTTGTTTTAAGTAAAACCGTAACCTAATATTGAGAAATTACAAAAACCGGTTTCGGAGAATAATTACACATCTTTGTTTAAGTGGCTATGGCAATGGTACATACTTACATTAATCATATTTTTGGCAACTTCTGCAGCTGAGTTTAGCGCTTGAGCGAACGTGCGAGTCGCTACAAACGATCGTTTTATTTGAACCGAAAGCTTGTCTGGGACATCTCCAAAGGGCTTCAGTTCCTTCATATGTTCACTCACGCACCCAAGATATCTACAAACAAAACATAAATGCTACAACTATAACAATCCTAATGTTTGTAACAATCGGTAAATACTCACTTAGTGTTGAAGGTGTACTGTGAATTGAGGACGGTGAACATTTTCTGATACAGAACATTAAAAAATGAATCCATAGCTTCACCCAAGTCAACTTTACCATTTGCATAGTACCGCTCCAGTTCAGTGAATAAGTCAGCAAAAACATACGCATTCTGTTCATAGATCGTACCGTACGTTCTTTTGAACATTGCGTGGAATTCTGCTTTTGATTCAGTAAGCAACAGTTTGAAGAAATCTGTAAATGAAACAGAAATGTTAGTTATTGTATAGACGTTTTCTGATAATTAGTTCAAGATGCAAGAGAtcagaaaaaatattgttatcaAGTACTATTTGTTTGCTATTAGAGAAACATGGTTTTCAGTTATTGAAATATTTGCATTAGTTTAAGAGCATTGAGATATTTCGCATTTATTAAAATGTTCTCAATTTTTGGCAAACAATTTCATACAGTTTTTCGATCGTATCTATGTATGGCTGCAGAAATACGAGTGGTTCTCATGAGTCAGTCATTTCCTTCAAGCCTAGTATTAGTTTTAATAGCTCCTCCTTCCCACTTGATCTAAATTTCCACTAATCATGATGGTATA
This genomic window contains:
- the LOC131427668 gene encoding glypican-4, translated to MAHIKSASFLVVSINLLILVSQWQISAANIVPLSNNTGGNSSENKLQIESGTSSVTKRSCVNVHPIFEHRGFNKANMPADPLTDRPLRYCDVPPGGTCCTHTIENKLAVHAKTLLERNTKDSITKLSSVLGNRAQKFNDFFKLLLTESKAEFHAMFKRTYGTIYEQNAYVFADLFTELERYYANGKVDLGEAMDSFFNVLYQKMFTVLNSQYTFNTKYLGCVSEHMKELKPFGDVPDKLSVQIKRSFVATRTFAQALNSAAEVAKNMINVRLTAECTAALTKMSTCNTCAGFLEKPCSSYCVNVMKGCLQNYLELDTEWDSFVATMERVSDRLLGPFNIVMVVEPINIKISEAIMNFQETGQDISNRVFQGCGKPTLGRRRRSTGSDSSSELKPLKNKRSSEQPQIKRYAQDDSDIFIIGEENVFNDKQLVKRSAQDSSSHELKYEPVQFSNGEIQFTNNNSPPSHHQIQSENVNTNRSNRRKNNRKQTEDEDGNREPIDRLVKDIRQRVKDSKKFWSNLPYMLCNNEEVAALPNSDGNCWNGHTIDRYLHTVASETEKNPEFPNRSANARQSAIVQQQLYTLRTAISQLRNAYNGHDVEWTDQEDNYYGSGSGGGSGYDEEEDAGSGLGPWPEVDERSHIPSVSGQPAGVGEGENTSNNSDFDYTSHKTTPVVEGGSSSSGGTVTTTGSGSERVPQMSIRRALLLFFLPLVMAWFGGLFADLL